One stretch of Clostridium sp. Marseille-P299 DNA includes these proteins:
- a CDS encoding GspE/PulE family protein, protein MDFNSNRKRMGDMLVEERLITEEQLQYALKEQKKRKLKLGETLVDLGLIDEITIAKVLEKQLKVERIQLAGIVIDSEILKLVNEQILRKYMFMPFEFHKTNPNVLRVAMADPLDIIAIDDLAIITNLKIEPTVATPKEIAIAIDKYYGNAEAKAVAERYTKEKENQNKGKEEDLVGDDINNSPIVFLVKAIIEQAVRQRASDIHIEPFEKTIRVRYRVDGILSEVMNYEINILPAMVARIKIIGDMDISEKRKPQDGRITINVDREEFDIRVSILPTVFGEKIVMRITSKKGLTKAKKDLGFTDEEMQKFDTILKHPHGMILVTGPTGSGKSTTLYTALSELNTQEVNIVTVEDPVEANIDGINQVQVNPKAEVTFSTALRSILRQDPDIIMIGEIRDLETAEIAVRASITGHLVVSTVHTNSAASTITRLEDMGIESYLIADATVGVIAQRLVRRLCNTCKIKHVTSKIEQDLLGVDKEDEIVIYEPCGCHICNNTGYYGRIGVYEIMPITSSIKEIISRNGSSNQIREMALKEGMNTLQMSATKLVLDGITSMEEMKKIAFDK, encoded by the coding sequence ATGGACTTTAATAGTAATAGAAAACGTATGGGAGACATGCTTGTTGAAGAAAGACTAATTACAGAGGAACAATTACAATATGCACTTAAAGAGCAAAAAAAAAGGAAGCTAAAACTTGGTGAAACCCTAGTAGATTTAGGCCTTATCGATGAAATAACCATTGCAAAAGTTTTGGAAAAACAATTAAAGGTTGAGCGAATCCAATTAGCTGGCATTGTGATTGATTCAGAGATTTTAAAGTTAGTAAATGAGCAAATACTTCGTAAATATATGTTTATGCCATTTGAGTTTCATAAAACGAATCCCAACGTTCTTCGAGTTGCTATGGCAGACCCCCTTGATATTATTGCAATTGATGACCTAGCAATTATCACAAACCTTAAAATTGAGCCTACGGTAGCGACACCCAAAGAAATCGCCATAGCCATTGATAAATATTATGGAAATGCAGAAGCCAAGGCAGTAGCAGAACGTTATACCAAGGAAAAGGAAAATCAGAATAAAGGGAAAGAGGAGGATTTAGTTGGTGATGATATTAACAATTCTCCGATTGTTTTCCTAGTAAAAGCAATTATTGAACAAGCGGTCCGGCAAAGAGCCAGTGATATACATATAGAGCCATTCGAAAAGACCATAAGGGTCCGTTACCGAGTCGATGGTATTTTATCGGAAGTCATGAATTATGAAATCAATATATTACCAGCGATGGTTGCTCGAATTAAGATCATTGGGGATATGGACATTTCAGAGAAGAGAAAGCCGCAGGATGGACGTATCACAATTAATGTAGATAGAGAAGAGTTTGATATTCGAGTTTCTATTTTACCGACGGTGTTTGGCGAGAAAATAGTAATGCGTATTACTTCGAAGAAAGGCTTAACAAAGGCAAAGAAAGATCTGGGATTTACGGATGAAGAGATGCAAAAATTCGATACGATTTTAAAGCATCCCCATGGAATGATTTTAGTTACGGGTCCTACGGGGAGTGGTAAATCCACGACTTTATATACTGCATTAAGTGAGTTAAATACACAGGAAGTAAATATAGTGACAGTGGAAGACCCAGTGGAAGCCAATATTGATGGAATTAACCAGGTTCAAGTGAATCCGAAAGCTGAGGTGACTTTTTCCACGGCATTACGTTCTATTTTACGGCAAGACCCAGACATTATTATGATTGGTGAAATACGTGATCTAGAAACGGCTGAAATAGCAGTCAGAGCCTCAATTACAGGGCATCTTGTTGTTAGTACGGTTCACACCAATAGTGCTGCGAGTACGATTACAAGGCTTGAAGACATGGGAATTGAATCGTATCTGATTGCCGATGCCACCGTTGGAGTAATTGCACAACGCTTAGTCAGACGCCTATGTAATACCTGTAAAATAAAACATGTGACAAGTAAGATTGAGCAGGACTTATTAGGCGTGGACAAAGAAGATGAAATTGTCATTTATGAACCTTGTGGTTGTCATATTTGTAATAATACTGGCTATTATGGACGAATTGGTGTCTATGAGATAATGCCGATTACATCAAGTATTAAGGAAATTATCAGTCGAAATGGAAGTTCGAATCAAATAAGAGAAATGGCCTTAAAAGAGGGAATGAATACGTTGCAAATGA